A part of Cannabis sativa cultivar Pink pepper isolate KNU-18-1 chromosome 6, ASM2916894v1, whole genome shotgun sequence genomic DNA contains:
- the LOC115725724 gene encoding uncharacterized protein LOC115725724 isoform X2, producing MIHLLFMLVIGEMALILTLMFKSPIRKLVILSMDQMKQGRGPLVMKSVGGTMVVIFISTIYVVMGIQKRSTDAAGVVNPTDEVLKAQHLLQASLIDRLHYYIRELSLLRRALEAFK from the exons ATGATTCATTTACTTTTCATGCTTGTAATTGGGGAAATGGCACTAATATTGACCCTAATGTTCAAAAGTCCTATAAGGAAACTGGTCATTTTGAGTATGGATCAGATGAAGCAAGGGAGAGGGCCATTAGTGATGAAGAGTGTGGGAGGAACAATGGTTGTGATATTTATTTCAACCATATATGTTGTCATGGGTATCCAAAAACGTTCAACTGATGCAGCAGGTGTGGTTAATCCCACTGATGAGGTTCTAAAAGCACAACATCTTTTACAGGCATCTCTTATAG ACAGACTACATTACTACATCCGAGAGCTGAGTCTACTCAGAAGAGCTTTGGAAGCATTTAAATGA
- the LOC115725724 gene encoding uncharacterized protein LOC115725724 isoform X1 encodes MIHLLFMLVIGEMALILTLMFKSPIRKLVILSMDQMKQGRGPLVMKSVGGTMVVIFISTIYVVMGIQKRSTDAAGVVNPTDEVLKAQHLLQASLIGFSLFLALMIDRLHYYIRELSLLRRALEAFK; translated from the exons ATGATTCATTTACTTTTCATGCTTGTAATTGGGGAAATGGCACTAATATTGACCCTAATGTTCAAAAGTCCTATAAGGAAACTGGTCATTTTGAGTATGGATCAGATGAAGCAAGGGAGAGGGCCATTAGTGATGAAGAGTGTGGGAGGAACAATGGTTGTGATATTTATTTCAACCATATATGTTGTCATGGGTATCCAAAAACGTTCAACTGATGCAGCAGGTGTGGTTAATCCCACTGATGAGGTTCTAAAAGCACAACATCTTTTACAGGCATCTCTTATAG GGTTCTCCTTGTTTCTTGCATTGATGATAGACAGACTACATTACTACATCCGAGAGCTGAGTCTACTCAGAAGAGCTTTGGAAGCATTTAAATGA